A window from Nocardioides mesophilus encodes these proteins:
- a CDS encoding metallophosphoesterase family protein, which produces MGPFAALRRPDPRWAATLAVVWLLTAVPIAVTLFLTGSRTIVLAGHDTDLEPTLDGYATVDLGPYLPSFRIASGSRLGAALDLGPTDLRSYEALVERYALLASQPEGQIAKVRATLVDMALDSAVVGALLGLAAPGLVLLVGRRRWSELAHPWSRRRTGATAVCALVVVAAVGTGTLVEDSDEPSVREQSWQPLAEALPDVDLPSRAAGLEVESGLMTSGTRRLVESALATYRKSLTFYQDLTAAAPALASQLRAPQEGEVVALLVSDRHDNIGMDPVARAVADAGGATFLLDAGDDTSTGGSWEAFSLDSLNSAFDDYDDRYAVAGNHDNGDFVTEYLAGLGFTTLVGDVVDGPDGIRLLGASDVRSSGLGSWRDQSGEVTFDEQRTLLADAACAQDAKDERISTLLVHDAASGSEALERGCVDLVLAGHLHEQVGPSPVVAADGTVGYSYTNGTTGGAAYAVALGSKLRRDAEVTLVTYREGRPVGLQPVMVRTTGEFRVGPWTPLEVTVAPQ; this is translated from the coding sequence ATGGGTCCGTTCGCCGCGCTGCGCCGCCCGGACCCGCGGTGGGCGGCCACCCTGGCGGTGGTCTGGCTGCTGACCGCCGTACCGATCGCGGTGACGCTCTTCCTCACCGGTTCCCGGACGATCGTCCTCGCCGGCCACGACACCGATCTCGAGCCGACCCTCGACGGCTACGCCACCGTGGACCTCGGGCCCTACCTGCCCAGCTTCCGGATCGCCTCCGGCTCCCGGCTCGGCGCCGCCCTCGACCTCGGCCCCACCGACCTGCGCTCCTACGAGGCCCTGGTGGAGCGCTACGCACTGCTCGCCAGCCAGCCCGAGGGCCAGATCGCGAAGGTGCGCGCCACCCTCGTGGACATGGCCCTCGACAGCGCCGTCGTCGGGGCCCTGCTGGGTCTCGCCGCCCCGGGCCTCGTGCTGCTGGTCGGGCGTCGCCGGTGGTCCGAGCTGGCGCACCCGTGGAGCCGCCGCCGGACCGGGGCAACCGCCGTCTGCGCCCTGGTGGTGGTCGCGGCGGTCGGCACCGGGACGCTGGTCGAGGACTCCGACGAGCCGAGCGTGCGGGAGCAGAGCTGGCAGCCGCTCGCGGAGGCGCTGCCCGACGTCGACCTCCCCTCTCGCGCCGCCGGCCTGGAGGTGGAGTCCGGGCTGATGACCAGCGGAACCCGGCGCCTGGTCGAGAGCGCGCTGGCGACCTATCGCAAGAGCCTGACGTTCTACCAGGACCTGACCGCCGCTGCCCCGGCGCTGGCCTCCCAGCTCCGCGCACCGCAGGAGGGAGAGGTCGTGGCGCTGCTGGTCAGCGACCGGCACGACAACATCGGGATGGACCCGGTGGCCCGCGCCGTCGCCGACGCCGGTGGGGCGACGTTCCTGCTCGACGCCGGCGACGACACCTCGACCGGCGGCTCGTGGGAGGCGTTCAGCCTGGACTCGCTGAACTCCGCCTTCGACGACTACGACGACCGCTACGCCGTGGCGGGCAACCACGACAACGGCGACTTCGTCACCGAATACCTCGCCGGGCTCGGCTTCACCACGCTGGTCGGCGACGTCGTCGACGGACCGGACGGGATCAGGCTGCTGGGGGCCAGCGACGTGCGCAGCAGCGGCCTGGGCAGCTGGCGCGACCAGAGCGGCGAGGTCACCTTCGACGAGCAGCGCACGCTGCTCGCCGACGCCGCCTGCGCGCAGGACGCGAAGGACGAGCGGATCTCGACGCTGCTCGTCCACGACGCGGCCAGCGGCAGCGAAGCCCTCGAGCGCGGCTGCGTGGACCTGGTCCTCGCCGGCCACCTGCACGAGCAGGTCGGCCCGAGCCCCGTGGTCGCCGCGGACGGGACGGTCGGCTACTCCTACACCAACGGGACGACCGGCGGGGCGGCGTACGCCGTCGCCCTGGGCAGCAAGCTGCGCCGCGACGCCGAGGTCACGCTGGTGACCTACCGCGAGGGCCGGCCGGTCGGGCTGCAGCCGGTCATGGTGCGCACCACCGGCGAGTTCCGGGTCGGCCCGTGGACGCCGCTGGAGGTCACGGTCGCGCCGCAGTGA
- a CDS encoding peptidase E: MAATTARRIFALGGGGFSMEPENTALDDYLLALAPVPRPRVCFVPTASGDAPGYIETFEQSFPAERADASVLRLFAREHEDLRSFLLDQHVIYVGGGSTANLLAVWRVHGLPEILAEAADHGTVLAGISAGMNCWFQASVTDSFGPALAPLHDGLGFLEGSACPHFDGEEHRAATLHRLVAEGFPPGYAADDGCGLLFEDGKLVEAVSSRPEAGGYRVELTADGVVQHPLPVRYLGRD; encoded by the coding sequence ATGGCAGCGACGACAGCCCGACGGATCTTCGCCCTCGGCGGAGGCGGCTTCTCGATGGAGCCGGAGAACACCGCGCTCGACGACTACCTGCTCGCCCTGGCCCCGGTGCCGCGGCCGCGGGTGTGCTTCGTGCCGACCGCCAGCGGGGACGCGCCGGGCTACATCGAGACCTTCGAGCAGTCCTTCCCCGCGGAGCGGGCCGACGCCTCCGTGCTGCGGCTGTTCGCCCGCGAGCACGAGGACCTGCGCTCGTTCCTGCTCGATCAGCACGTGATCTACGTCGGCGGCGGCAGCACCGCCAACCTGCTCGCCGTGTGGCGGGTGCACGGGCTGCCCGAGATCCTCGCCGAGGCCGCCGACCACGGCACCGTCCTCGCCGGGATCAGCGCCGGTATGAACTGCTGGTTCCAGGCGTCGGTGACCGACTCCTTCGGCCCCGCACTGGCGCCGCTGCACGACGGCCTGGGCTTCCTCGAGGGCAGCGCCTGCCCGCACTTCGACGGTGAGGAGCACCGGGCCGCCACCTTGCACCGGCTGGTCGCGGAGGGCTTCCCTCCCGGGTACGCCGCCGACGACGGCTGCGGGCTGCTCTTCGAGGACGGCAAGCTGGTCGAGGCGGTGAGCTCGCGGCCGGAGGCCGGTGGCTACCGGGTCGAGCTCACGGCCGACGGCGTGGTGCAGCACCCGCTGCCCGTGAGATACCTCGGCCGCGACTGA
- a CDS encoding carbon-nitrogen hydrolase family protein, translating into MPTLSVTLVQKASSTDPAVNRAALVVVDEVADQQRPDLVVLPEAYARDFGPAGSDVAPYAEELDGPFVTRLSGLAARHGFTLVAGMFQRSEDPERPYNTLVVVGPEGLRATYRKIHLYDSFGYRESDRLSPGPLEPVVVDVAGVRVGLMTCYDLRFPEMARALVDRGAELLVVPSAWVAGERKVAHWRTLLAARAIENTVYVAAAGQPGPRYTGHSALVAPTGDVVAELGEDEGVLTAAVERTLLEEVRRANPSLANRRL; encoded by the coding sequence GTGCCCACCCTGAGTGTCACCCTGGTCCAGAAGGCGTCGAGCACCGACCCGGCCGTGAACCGGGCCGCGCTCGTCGTCGTCGACGAGGTCGCCGACCAGCAGCGGCCCGACCTGGTCGTGCTGCCCGAGGCCTACGCCCGCGACTTCGGCCCGGCCGGGTCCGACGTGGCGCCGTACGCCGAGGAGCTCGACGGTCCGTTCGTGACCCGGCTGAGCGGCCTGGCGGCGCGGCATGGGTTCACCCTGGTCGCCGGCATGTTCCAGCGCAGCGAGGACCCCGAGCGCCCGTACAACACCCTGGTCGTGGTCGGTCCCGAGGGGCTGCGCGCGACCTACCGCAAGATCCACCTCTACGACTCCTTCGGCTACCGCGAGTCCGACCGGCTGAGCCCCGGCCCGCTCGAGCCGGTGGTCGTCGACGTCGCCGGGGTGCGGGTCGGGCTGATGACCTGCTACGACCTGCGCTTCCCCGAGATGGCCCGCGCCCTGGTCGATCGCGGGGCGGAGCTGCTCGTGGTGCCCTCGGCCTGGGTCGCCGGCGAGCGCAAGGTGGCGCACTGGCGGACCCTGCTCGCCGCCCGGGCGATCGAGAACACCGTGTACGTCGCCGCCGCCGGCCAGCCGGGCCCGCGCTACACCGGCCACTCGGCCCTGGTGGCCCCGACCGGCGACGTGGTCGCCGAGCTGGGCGAGGACGAGGGGGTGCTCACCGCCGCGGTCGAGCGGACGCTGCTCGAGGAGGTCCGGCGGGCCAACCCCTCGCTGGCCAACCGACGTCTCTGA
- a CDS encoding NAD(P)H-quinone oxidoreductase → MRAVIAPDPGGPDALVLADLPDPEPGPGELVVDMAGSAVNRADTMQRQGFYPPPPGASDVLGLECSGTVSAVGPDVTGWRVGDEVCALLAGGGYAEKVLVPAAQVMPVPGGVDLVTAGSLPEVACTVWSNVFMIAGLQPGETLLVHGGAGGIGTMAIQLAHALGARVVATAGSAEKLEVCRSLGADTVVNYREQDFVAEVRAATDGRGADVILDNMGASYLGRNVAALATEGRLVVIGLQGGTKGELDLGTLLRKRGAVIATSLRSRPVSEKAAICAAVVEHVWPLVAEGSVRPVVHTTFPLEQAAEAHRLMEDSGHVGKILLTS, encoded by the coding sequence ATGCGTGCTGTGATCGCCCCTGACCCCGGTGGGCCCGACGCCCTCGTCCTCGCCGACCTGCCCGACCCCGAGCCGGGGCCCGGCGAGCTCGTCGTCGACATGGCCGGCTCCGCGGTGAACCGTGCCGACACGATGCAGCGCCAGGGCTTCTACCCGCCGCCGCCCGGCGCCTCCGACGTGCTAGGGCTGGAGTGCTCCGGCACCGTGAGCGCCGTCGGCCCGGACGTCACCGGCTGGCGGGTCGGTGACGAGGTGTGCGCGCTGCTGGCCGGCGGCGGCTACGCCGAGAAGGTGCTGGTGCCCGCGGCGCAGGTGATGCCGGTGCCGGGCGGGGTCGACCTCGTCACCGCCGGGTCGCTGCCCGAGGTCGCGTGCACGGTCTGGTCCAACGTGTTCATGATCGCCGGGCTGCAGCCCGGGGAGACGCTGCTCGTGCACGGCGGCGCGGGCGGGATCGGCACCATGGCGATCCAGCTGGCTCACGCCCTCGGCGCCCGGGTGGTCGCGACGGCCGGGTCCGCGGAGAAGCTCGAGGTCTGCCGCTCCCTGGGCGCCGACACGGTCGTGAACTACCGCGAGCAGGACTTCGTGGCGGAGGTGCGCGCGGCCACCGACGGCCGCGGCGCCGACGTCATCCTCGACAACATGGGCGCCTCCTACCTCGGCCGCAACGTCGCCGCGCTGGCCACCGAGGGCCGGCTCGTGGTCATCGGCCTCCAGGGCGGCACCAAGGGCGAGCTGGACCTCGGCACGCTGCTGCGCAAGCGCGGTGCGGTGATCGCCACGTCGCTGCGGTCCCGGCCGGTCAGCGAGAAGGCGGCCATCTGCGCCGCCGTCGTCGAGCACGTCTGGCCCCTGGTCGCCGAGGGCAGCGTGCGGCCGGTCGTGCACACCACGTTCCCGCTGGAGCAGGCCGCCGAGGCGCACCGGCTGATGGAGGACAGCGGTCACGTCGGCAAGATCTTGCTCACCTCGTAA
- a CDS encoding bacterial proteasome activator family protein translates to MSDQHPSNGPSTTDEEPRVVVLGPDGLAASAQHRAASADDADDADDDTERQLTDLVEQPAKVMRIGSMIRQLLEEVKSAPLDEASRTRLAEIHHSSIKELEAGLAPELVEELERLSLPFSSQTPSEAELRIAQAQLVGWLEGLFHGIQTAIYAQQMAARAQLEQMRRALPPGMVPSDEALQAAQARAAAGETGEEQGTRSSGMYL, encoded by the coding sequence ATGAGCGACCAGCACCCGTCGAACGGCCCGTCCACCACCGACGAGGAGCCGCGCGTCGTGGTGCTCGGCCCGGACGGTCTGGCCGCGTCGGCGCAGCACCGGGCCGCGTCCGCCGACGACGCGGACGACGCGGACGACGACACCGAGCGTCAGCTGACCGACCTCGTCGAGCAGCCCGCGAAGGTGATGCGGATCGGCAGCATGATCCGCCAGCTCCTCGAGGAGGTGAAGTCGGCGCCGCTCGACGAGGCCAGCCGCACCCGGCTCGCCGAGATCCACCACTCCTCCATCAAGGAGCTCGAGGCCGGGCTGGCCCCGGAGCTGGTCGAGGAGCTGGAGCGGCTCTCGCTGCCGTTCAGCTCCCAGACGCCCTCGGAGGCCGAGCTGCGGATCGCCCAGGCCCAGCTCGTGGGCTGGCTCGAGGGCCTGTTCCACGGCATCCAGACCGCCATCTACGCCCAGCAGATGGCCGCCCGCGCCCAGCTGGAGCAGATGCGTCGCGCGCTGCCGCCGGGGATGGTGCCCTCCGACGAGGCGCTGCAGGCCGCGCAGGCGCGCGCGGCGGCCGGGGAGACCGGCGAGGAGCAGGGCACGCGCAGCAGCGGGATGTACCTCTGA
- a CDS encoding biotin/lipoyl-binding carrier protein has protein sequence MAREPRTSDILAEMVANVLTVQVGPGDRIAPGDTVVLLESMKMEIPVLSEHAGTINAVRVTSGDVVQEGDILVSVDLD, from the coding sequence ATGGCACGCGAACCTCGGACCTCGGACATCCTCGCGGAGATGGTCGCCAACGTGCTGACCGTCCAGGTCGGCCCCGGCGACCGCATCGCGCCCGGTGACACGGTCGTGCTGCTGGAGTCGATGAAGATGGAGATCCCGGTGCTCTCCGAGCACGCCGGCACGATCAACGCGGTGCGGGTCACCTCCGGCGACGTGGTGCAGGAGGGCGACATCCTCGTCTCGGTGGACCTCGACTGA
- a CDS encoding LuxR family transcriptional regulator gives MERGSYGPDDRQLLETTARRIYTNAVAHGSLPADDPRLHDARNQPALDLLLDIGLIRLDEGSNRLYPMDPSAVQAQIVVPLGQQGADLLTESARWADTFSELGQVFRTSPQATVHPITEIHGLDNINNFIAAAVNDCRAELLTAQPHGRRPANALAVAEDRDVKALARGVRMRTLYQHSARHSPATREYVADIISHGAEVRTLDEFFRRLIVVDRQVAVVPASDNHHVAIAIYEKSLIAYLVDIFERSWERAQPFNVSGNQAERHIAADVRAMTIRLLTEGHSDPASAKRLGVSTRTYAGYIAALKDEYGVQTRFQLGYAMGRDGAALPLPAPEPDGEVDDLELVEAVEDD, from the coding sequence GTGGAGCGAGGTAGCTACGGCCCCGACGATCGCCAGCTGCTGGAGACGACGGCGAGGCGGATCTACACCAACGCGGTGGCGCACGGCTCCCTGCCGGCGGACGACCCGCGGCTGCACGACGCGCGCAATCAGCCGGCGCTCGACCTGCTGCTCGACATCGGCCTGATCCGCCTCGACGAGGGCAGCAACCGGCTCTACCCGATGGACCCCTCGGCGGTGCAGGCCCAGATCGTGGTCCCGCTCGGCCAGCAGGGCGCGGACCTGCTCACCGAGTCCGCGCGCTGGGCCGACACCTTCAGCGAGCTCGGGCAGGTGTTCCGGACCTCCCCCCAGGCCACGGTCCACCCGATCACCGAGATCCACGGGCTCGACAACATCAACAACTTCATCGCGGCCGCGGTCAACGACTGCCGTGCCGAGCTGCTCACCGCCCAGCCGCACGGCCGCCGCCCCGCGAACGCGCTCGCGGTGGCGGAGGACCGCGACGTGAAGGCGCTGGCGCGCGGCGTACGCATGCGCACCCTCTACCAGCACTCCGCCCGGCACAGTCCGGCCACCCGGGAGTACGTCGCCGACATCATCAGCCACGGGGCGGAGGTCCGCACGCTCGACGAGTTCTTCCGGCGGCTGATCGTCGTGGACCGCCAGGTCGCGGTGGTGCCGGCCTCCGACAACCACCACGTGGCCATCGCGATCTACGAGAAGTCGCTCATCGCCTACCTGGTCGACATCTTCGAGCGCTCCTGGGAGCGCGCGCAGCCGTTCAACGTCAGCGGGAACCAGGCGGAGCGGCACATCGCCGCCGATGTCCGGGCGATGACGATCCGGCTGCTCACCGAGGGCCACAGCGACCCGGCCAGCGCCAAGCGGCTGGGGGTCAGCACCCGCACGTACGCCGGCTACATCGCGGCGCTGAAGGACGAGTACGGCGTCCAGACCCGGTTCCAGCTCGGCTACGCCATGGGCCGTGACGGCGCCGCGCTGCCGCTCCCCGCGCCGGAGCCGGACGGCGAGGTCGACGACCTGGAGCTGGTCGAGGCCGTCGAGGACGACTGA
- a CDS encoding SatD family protein produces MAVLYTLIGDLVGSRALPDRGAAQGALAEALVGANAVMCPVQPLEATVGDEFQGGFSHLADAARASLLVRLTLLPVVDTRCGLGHGETSVYDETRTPLLQDGPGWWAARDAIDALASGRSHRRTWFVERQGSQDRAGAVNAFLTCRDQLVERLNDRGLRMLRLALLGLSQKQIAEAEDVWPSAVSQQFSRGVGAIVDGHALLGGGTGGH; encoded by the coding sequence ATGGCGGTCCTCTACACGCTGATCGGCGACCTCGTCGGCTCCCGCGCGCTCCCGGACCGGGGTGCAGCCCAGGGCGCGCTGGCCGAGGCGCTAGTCGGCGCGAACGCCGTCATGTGTCCGGTGCAACCGCTCGAAGCCACCGTCGGCGACGAGTTCCAGGGTGGCTTCTCCCACCTCGCCGACGCGGCCCGGGCCTCGCTGCTGGTCCGGCTCACCCTGCTCCCGGTCGTCGACACCCGCTGCGGCCTCGGCCACGGCGAGACCAGCGTGTACGACGAGACCCGCACGCCGCTGCTGCAGGACGGACCCGGCTGGTGGGCGGCCCGCGACGCGATCGACGCGCTGGCGAGCGGCCGCTCGCACCGGCGTACCTGGTTCGTCGAACGCCAGGGGTCGCAGGACCGCGCGGGAGCCGTCAACGCGTTCCTCACCTGCCGCGATCAGCTCGTGGAGCGCCTCAACGACCGCGGCCTGAGGATGCTCCGGCTGGCCCTGCTCGGACTGAGCCAGAAGCAGATCGCGGAGGCCGAGGACGTCTGGCCCTCGGCCGTGTCGCAGCAGTTCTCGCGGGGGGTCGGTGCCATCGTGGACGGGCACGCGCTCCTGGGGGGCGGCACCGGCGGCCACTGA
- the mobA gene encoding molybdenum cofactor guanylyltransferase: MPTPTTGPNGPRLAAVVLAGGTGERLGGVDKAALVLDGSTLLERALAAVRDADEVLVVGPAAAPRPPTSRPVTWTHEQPPGGGPAAGLLAGVDALAGRPDLVVVLAVDMPRVSHRTVRRLVAGVDAADGAVLVDADGRRQTLAAVYRWQSLQDARPADPAAEHGLPVRRLVARLRLHEVPVVGDEAHDVDTWDDLGPGSRANPSAPPFNDLM, encoded by the coding sequence GTGCCGACCCCCACGACCGGACCGAACGGACCCCGGCTTGCCGCCGTCGTGCTGGCCGGCGGGACCGGCGAGCGCCTCGGCGGGGTCGACAAGGCCGCGCTGGTCCTCGACGGGAGCACCCTGCTGGAGCGGGCGCTGGCCGCCGTCCGGGACGCCGACGAGGTGCTCGTCGTCGGCCCGGCCGCAGCGCCGCGGCCGCCGACGTCGCGGCCGGTGACCTGGACCCACGAGCAGCCCCCCGGCGGCGGACCGGCCGCCGGGCTGCTGGCCGGGGTGGACGCGCTGGCCGGGCGCCCGGACCTGGTGGTGGTGCTCGCCGTGGACATGCCGCGGGTGAGCCACCGGACGGTACGCCGGCTCGTGGCCGGCGTGGACGCGGCCGACGGCGCGGTGCTCGTCGACGCCGACGGCCGCCGCCAGACGCTCGCCGCGGTCTACCGGTGGCAGTCGCTCCAGGACGCCCGGCCGGCCGACCCCGCCGCCGAGCACGGCCTGCCGGTCCGGCGGTTGGTGGCGCGGCTCCGGCTCCACGAGGTGCCGGTGGTCGGCGATGAGGCCCACGACGTGGACACCTGGGACGACCTCGGACCCGGAAGCCGGGCAAACCCTTCCGCACCGCCGTTCAATGACTTAATGTAG
- a CDS encoding DUF6457 domain-containing protein, producing the protein MNLHDWIDELCDVLDIDAEVDEGIILDLARDAAHAVERPAAPISTYLLGYAAALAGGSPEKVEELAGRAAALAEKWGREDDADDDFEDVEVEEVDLVEVD; encoded by the coding sequence GTGAACCTTCACGACTGGATTGACGAACTGTGCGATGTGCTCGACATCGACGCCGAGGTCGACGAAGGCATCATCCTCGATCTCGCCCGTGATGCCGCGCACGCCGTCGAACGACCCGCGGCCCCGATCAGCACCTACCTGCTCGGCTACGCCGCGGCCCTCGCCGGCGGAAGTCCGGAGAAGGTCGAGGAGCTGGCCGGCCGGGCGGCGGCGCTCGCGGAGAAGTGGGGTCGCGAGGACGACGCCGACGACGACTTCGAGGACGTGGAGGTCGAGGAGGTCGACCTCGTCGAGGTGGACTGA
- a CDS encoding GntR family transcriptional regulator, which yields MSVAVTLDLLAASPPYEQVRAQLAGHIRTGALRPGDKLPVVRTLAADLGVATNTIARAYRELEAGGLVTTRRRVGTIVQAPPAPAGPELQHQAARFVREARLAGLADEEVVDLVRGALSADDLDTATPARATPVSRATPVTTSEG from the coding sequence ATGAGCGTCGCGGTCACCCTGGACCTGCTGGCCGCCTCACCGCCGTACGAGCAGGTCCGGGCCCAGCTAGCCGGGCACATCCGCACCGGCGCGCTCCGTCCCGGGGACAAGCTGCCGGTGGTCCGGACGCTGGCGGCCGACCTCGGCGTGGCGACCAACACCATCGCCCGGGCCTACCGCGAGCTCGAGGCCGGCGGGCTGGTGACCACGCGGCGCCGGGTCGGGACGATCGTGCAGGCCCCGCCGGCGCCGGCCGGCCCCGAGCTCCAGCACCAGGCCGCCCGGTTCGTGCGCGAGGCCCGGCTGGCCGGCCTCGCCGACGAGGAGGTCGTCGACCTGGTGCGCGGAGCGCTCTCGGCCGACGACCTCGACACGGCCACCCCGGCCAGAGCGACCCCGGTCAGCCGAGCCACCCCGGTCACCACGTCGGAAGGATGA
- a CDS encoding phosphoenolpyruvate carboxykinase (GTP), with product MTTDIGSTPTESAQTSSASSNPPTTHEGIRSWVEQVAELTQPDRVHWCTGDDAEWEQLTQQLVDSGTFTRLNPEKKPNSFLAQSDPTDVARVEDRTFICSVDERDAGPTNNWMDPGEMKALMTELYRGCMRGRTMYVVPFVMGHLEAEKPMFGVEITDSAYVVVSMRVMARMGSSVLRRMEETDAGFVPALHSVGMPLEPGQADVSWPCNDTKYIVQFPEERAIWSYGSGYGGNALLGKKCYALRIASVMARDEGWLAEHMLILKLTSPQGVVKYVAAAFPSACGKTNLAMLAPTVPGWKVETLGDDIAWMRIGDDGRLYAVNPEFGFFGVAPGTNQDTNPNAMKTIDIGNSVFTNVALTDDGDIWWEGLENEPAHARSWKGDDWTPDSDELSSHPNSRYCTPIKQCPILAPEYDDPKGVPIDAILFGGRRKTTIPLVTEARDWAHGTFMGATLSSETTAAATGAVGVVRRDPMAMLPFIGYNAGDYFNHWIKMGKEHDAAKLPRIFYVNWFRRDEDGGFLWPGFGENSRVLKWVVERIDGQAEATETPVGHVPTPASLDTEGLDMTDEQLEAALRVDVEEWKAEIPQITEWFEKFGDDLPTVLWTELDGLKARLGD from the coding sequence ATGACGACCGACATCGGCAGCACCCCCACCGAGAGCGCCCAGACCAGCAGCGCATCGAGCAACCCGCCCACCACGCACGAGGGGATCCGTTCCTGGGTCGAGCAGGTCGCCGAGCTCACCCAGCCCGACCGGGTGCACTGGTGCACCGGCGACGACGCCGAGTGGGAGCAGCTGACCCAGCAGCTCGTGGACAGCGGCACCTTCACCCGGCTGAACCCGGAGAAGAAGCCGAACTCCTTCCTCGCCCAGTCCGACCCGACCGACGTCGCTCGCGTCGAGGACCGCACCTTCATCTGCTCCGTCGACGAGCGGGACGCCGGGCCCACCAACAACTGGATGGACCCGGGCGAGATGAAGGCGCTCATGACCGAGCTGTACCGCGGGTGCATGCGCGGCCGGACCATGTACGTCGTCCCGTTCGTGATGGGCCACCTCGAGGCCGAGAAGCCGATGTTCGGCGTGGAGATCACGGACTCGGCGTACGTCGTCGTCTCGATGCGCGTGATGGCCCGCATGGGCAGCAGCGTGCTGCGCCGCATGGAGGAGACCGACGCCGGCTTCGTCCCGGCCCTGCACTCGGTCGGCATGCCGCTCGAGCCCGGCCAGGCCGACGTGTCGTGGCCGTGCAACGACACCAAGTACATCGTGCAGTTCCCCGAGGAGCGCGCGATCTGGTCCTACGGCTCCGGCTACGGCGGCAACGCGCTGCTCGGCAAGAAGTGCTACGCGCTGCGCATCGCCTCGGTGATGGCTCGCGACGAGGGCTGGCTCGCCGAGCACATGCTGATCCTCAAGCTGACCAGCCCCCAGGGCGTCGTCAAGTACGTCGCGGCCGCGTTCCCGAGCGCCTGCGGCAAGACCAACCTCGCCATGCTGGCGCCGACCGTGCCGGGCTGGAAGGTCGAGACCCTCGGCGACGACATCGCCTGGATGCGGATCGGCGACGACGGCCGTCTCTACGCGGTGAACCCCGAGTTCGGGTTCTTCGGCGTCGCCCCCGGCACCAACCAGGACACCAACCCGAACGCGATGAAGACCATCGACATCGGCAACTCGGTGTTCACCAACGTCGCGCTCACCGACGACGGCGACATCTGGTGGGAGGGCCTGGAGAACGAGCCGGCCCACGCCCGCTCGTGGAAGGGCGACGACTGGACGCCGGACTCCGACGAGCTCAGCTCGCACCCGAACAGCCGCTACTGCACGCCGATCAAGCAGTGCCCGATCCTCGCCCCGGAGTACGACGACCCGAAGGGCGTGCCGATCGACGCGATCCTCTTCGGCGGCCGGCGCAAGACGACCATCCCGCTGGTGACCGAGGCCCGCGACTGGGCCCACGGCACCTTCATGGGCGCGACGCTCTCCTCGGAGACCACGGCCGCGGCCACCGGGGCGGTCGGCGTGGTGCGCCGCGACCCGATGGCGATGCTGCCGTTCATCGGCTACAACGCCGGCGACTACTTCAACCACTGGATCAAGATGGGCAAGGAGCACGACGCGGCGAAACTGCCGCGGATCTTCTACGTCAACTGGTTCCGCCGCGACGAGGACGGGGGCTTCCTGTGGCCCGGCTTCGGTGAGAACAGCCGGGTGCTGAAGTGGGTGGTCGAGCGCATCGACGGCCAGGCCGAGGCGACCGAGACCCCGGTCGGCCACGTGCCGACGCCGGCCTCGCTCGACACCGAGGGCCTGGACATGACCGACGAGCAGCTCGAGGCCGCCCTCCGGGTGGACGTCGAGGAGTGGAAGGCCGAGATCCCGCAGATCACCGAGTGGTTCGAGAAGTTCGGCGACGACCTGCCGACCGTGCTCTGGACCGAGCTCGACGGCCTCAAGGCACGTCTCGGGGACTGA
- a CDS encoding SigE family RNA polymerase sigma factor: MPETRADREQRYVDFVTGRWSALFRLAYLLTGSEPAAEDLLQTTLMKTYAAWARINRVEEPEAYVRRMLVNGAISESRRGWRRERATAELPEMPGVDLEHVVDGRADLWPVIRELPPRQRAVVVLRYYEDLSEEEIARVLGCSRGTVKSQASDAMRSLRRRLVAVEEGGSR, encoded by the coding sequence ATGCCCGAGACGCGCGCCGACCGCGAGCAGCGGTACGTCGACTTCGTGACCGGCCGGTGGTCCGCACTGTTCCGGCTGGCCTACCTGTTGACCGGCTCCGAGCCGGCGGCGGAGGACCTGCTGCAGACCACGCTGATGAAGACCTACGCGGCATGGGCCCGGATCAACCGGGTGGAGGAGCCGGAGGCCTACGTGCGCCGGATGCTGGTCAACGGCGCGATCTCGGAGAGCCGCCGCGGGTGGCGGCGCGAGCGGGCCACCGCCGAGCTGCCGGAGATGCCCGGCGTCGACCTCGAGCACGTCGTCGACGGCCGCGCCGACCTGTGGCCGGTGATCCGCGAGCTGCCGCCCCGGCAGCGTGCGGTGGTGGTGCTGCGCTACTACGAGGACCTCTCCGAGGAGGAGATCGCCCGGGTGCTCGGCTGCTCCCGCGGCACCGTGAAGTCCCAGGCGTCCGACGCCATGAGGTCGCTGCGCCGGCGGCTCGTGGCGGTCGAGGAAGGAGGCTCGCGATGA